The following coding sequences are from one Chondrinema litorale window:
- a CDS encoding NADPH-dependent FMN reductase, with protein MPQTKKILAISGSTNLESSSTSLLKYIANTFKDQLEVEIFDGIDKLPHFNPIQSQINTPQEVLAFREKINLADGVIFCTPEYVFSLPGSLKNAIEWNVSTTVFSNKPVAIIVAAASGEKAFESLKLILTTIEAQVNEEATLLIKGAKGKIGKSGEVVDQATIEQIDDIMDAFCQCIEDENPIPTKYQ; from the coding sequence ATGCCTCAAACAAAGAAAATACTAGCAATCTCTGGAAGTACTAATCTTGAGTCTTCCAGTACTTCATTATTAAAATACATCGCCAACACTTTTAAAGATCAGCTTGAAGTCGAAATCTTTGATGGTATCGATAAGCTTCCGCACTTTAACCCAATTCAATCTCAAATAAATACACCACAAGAAGTTTTGGCTTTTAGAGAAAAGATTAATCTGGCAGATGGGGTAATTTTCTGCACTCCTGAATATGTTTTCAGCTTACCCGGTAGCTTGAAAAACGCCATTGAATGGAATGTATCAACCACTGTATTTTCTAATAAACCAGTGGCAATAATTGTGGCTGCTGCATCTGGTGAAAAAGCTTTTGAATCACTTAAACTCATCTTAACTACCATAGAAGCGCAGGTAAACGAAGAGGCTACTTTGCTCATAAAAGGTGCGAAAGGTAAAATAGGTAAAAGTGGAGAGGTAGTCGATCAAGCTACTATTGAGCAAATTGATGATATAATGGATGCTTTTTGCCAGTGCATAGAAGATGAGAATCCGATTCCGACTAAATATCAATAA